The Gigantopelta aegis isolate Gae_Host chromosome 3, Gae_host_genome, whole genome shotgun sequence genome segment aaggaattacaactctattcctaactggttaatttttaattaacccttactactcgttcaataacgtgtgataattgagaaacgcttccaggagaacttaattaataaaggaattacaactctattcctaactggttaatgtttaattaacccttactactcgttcaataacgtgtgataattgagaaacgcttccaggagaacttaactaataaaggaattacaactctattcctaactggttaatttttaattaacccttaactacccattcagtaaccttgtaacacagaattaatactggtacctatcacaataaagacaataacctacagtttacctaggtcctctaggatgactggttaagctttttataattatttaggacagtgagcctacagattactgcgtcagatgaccggcagcaccgtctaaataatattggtataatacagtattaaaatatttaaagtcacatcaatcacatcaaggttatacagagagcagaaaatatatatttaccaaagtcccgtctgaactaatatagatcgttcagtggacggacagcgttcccctggagccttcctatgtttctccccgatatctctaaaaccctagctatttattcaaaactctcagagacagcgaatatcgcctaggggtacaaggcggtacctcacgtatcatgtggattttccacaaccaccacgctggcatatttttctctgatcgtcagattggctgtcgccagttcgccagagatcacggttgtaaaaaccgcactcgcggaggtattacgtaactactggccacctgggccCCGCACCtaggctgggtgtgtattaggcgaccgtcgcgcaaaggtatcacgtaacaagttgcccatctgggcccAAGTGCacattggaactgcacacgccCTCTAAAAcgattaatatcgccacaggcgaaaagaaattaagagcatgtaccgtcacatctccattagtagcaaaggatctttttacaaaggatcttttatatgcaccatcccacagacaggatagcacatcccacggcctttaatatatcagtcgtggtgccctggatGGAACGattaatagcccaatgggcccaccggtgAGGATCAATCTTAGACCGACCAAGCATCAGGCGgtgcgctttactactgggctacgttccgacCACCATGGGGACACAGACATAATCAAAGACATAATCAAAGACACACTCTATGATTAATACTGAAAACAGAAAGCCGCAAATTACCGCAGGGTATGTGGGGTGTTTCCTCGTTTGAACAGTAGATGAACTCTTttcacaaacacaaatataagGTACACAAGGGACCTAACTGTGTACTgcacaagggagctaactgtatactgcacAAGGGAGCTAGCGGTATACTGCTacctattttcatttcatttcaatttattttcgtgcctatatccaattaaggttcaagcacgctgtcctaggcactcacctcagctatgtggactgtctgtccaggacagtggattagtcgttagtggttagtgaaagagaagagggtgttgtggccttacacctacccattcagtcgttaaaactcgctctgggtgggaatcagtaccgggctgcgaaccctgtacctacctgcTTTATGTCCGAcgacttaaccacgacgccaccgaggccggtgctgcCTATTAGCACTCTTTACTTTGAGAAGTCcgaaaagggaagcaactctcgGTGATCCTCGGTAGACGAGCAAGCCAGTACATGATAGAGCATTCAGTTTTAGAAGCAGGAATCAACTCTGTTTTACACCATAATCATGGGAATTGGACCACATATCGATATTGTATATCCTATCAAAGTTCTgattcaaacaaaatataataaacaaaagggGCAGCCACTGGCTAAAATATTGGTGTGGTCACAGCTAGTTCGATCAGGATAGATCCCTGCATAGTTCAAATCGAGTATTATCTGCCACCTGGGcccggtaacacaaagcactcgtaacacttacctcagaaggaaggaaatgtttaatttaacgacgcactcaacacattgtatttacggttatatggcgtcagacatatggttaaagaccacacaggtattgagagaggaaacccgctgtcgccacttcatggactactcttttcgatcagcagcaagggatcttttatatacaccatcccacagacagggttgtacataccacgaccgttgttacatcagttgtggaggcactggctggaacgagaaatagcccaatgggtccaccgacggggatctattctagacagaccgcgtatcaagcgaacgctttaccactgggctacgtcccgcccccacttACGTCAGATGTTCAGCATACATAATGTGTGGcctacgtctgacgtaagtgttacgagtgctttatgTTACCGGGCCCTCTGGTCTTCGTAAGATAAACCGTCGTGCAACCTGGGTTTTGGTCTTGTCTGTAGCGCGACTCTGATTTCGGTCTTGTCTGTAGCGCGACTCTGATTTCGGTCCAGTCTGTCATGTGGCTCTGGTTTTGGTCTAGTCTGTCGTGCGACTCTGATTTCGGTCTAGTCTATCGTGCGACTCTGATTTCGGTCTTGTGTGTTGTGTGACTCTGATTTCAGTCTAGTGTGTTGTGCTACTCTGATTTCAGTCTAGTCTGTCGTGCGACTCTGATTTCGGTCTAGTCTGTCGTGCGACTCTGATTTCAATCTATtctgtctctgtttctttcGGTAGCGTAAATTACCTGATGTGACTGTAGAAGAAGACTCAGGGTTTGTTTATATTCAAAGTTGTTCTTGTTTTCATCCGTGGACTAGAAAAGAATACCGGAGGAAATCCAAAACGCAAACAGAGAAagcagacgtctgaagaacatGGCGGACGGAAGGGTGGACAGCGCAGAAAACAGAAACCTAAAGGACATGGCGGATGGAAGGGTGGACAGCGCAGAAAACAGAAGTCTAGAAAAGGCGGCAATCCAAATACAAACATAGGAAAGGTACTTATGTCTTAGGAAGAAGAATTTCTACAGCAGGTTCAAATGATGGTAAACAGTATTTGTACATCAAATagtgttttggggtgggggtttttagtttttttcgtgttttatgttgttgttgttgctgttttagttggggggggggaggaggatgggtgttttttatattattattgttgtttgattgttgttttgtttgtttggggtggggttttttctgcggtttttcttttttttttttggggggggggaggggggtattaTATAAGTTGTGTATTGTTCGAAAAGTCCTTTAATCAAAGTCCTTATAATTTAACACGTGATTTGTTAAGAACGTGTACATTTTATTACCATTATAATGATTTGTTTATACAAGtgaaaaaacaaccccaaaaccatCAAACGTAACTTTTATAGATAAAATCAAATGTGCCATTTTGATGTCACTTAAACATCTGAATCAAGACTATTCGAAACCAGTTATTATTGACAAAACCTGGTTGCTATATTTCTACTAGAAGCCCCCTCACCCACACCCACCACCAAAACCCGCGACATATGCAAATGAATCTTACTGAAGTAAAGCGCAACAATGAATTTAGTAAATCTATATTATGACATGACAAATGTATTCTCATCTATTTGCagtatggggcgggacgtagctcggtggtaataaataacaaacttCTTCGTCTTCTATTTGCAGAATTAGGATTACCTTCCACATTGTCAGTGACATGTCTGCCGTGTGGTTTCGACTCGGCGCTCCGCCCAACACTACGATTCGTTTATCATGTGTAGACGTCTATGCGTGTGACTGTCACGTGACTGTGTTTCCGCCCAACACGCATTCcaactaatttttttaacaaactcAGTAACGTGTAAGACaattaaacaataatacaaaaatattattacacagTGAAATATATTTCAGAGATAATTGAGGACTGGTTTTGTGAAAATCGGTATTCTATATTTCAATGGGTTGTTTGCATTCTCATATCGAGGCTGGAATACGTTTGTCACTATTGTGTggacaaatataattttagaaaGTAATATACGTAAAACCCCCACATCGTTTGAAATAGTttatataaatactaataataacttAAAACCCAGCTCCGTCTGTTGacagttttgtttgtgtgttacaTTGTGTCGTGTCTGTTAGTAGAACAAATAAAAGTGAATTTTACGTGGTCGTGTTCCTCAAGCTGTATATGTTGTTCGTCACTAGTAGGAGACGTTTTGTCTGTTAGACATGGAACAAGTCTTGAAGAAATCCgtaatatacagatatacagacgTCCACTTTCATAgtctttttttgttatttatttttaagtggatggttttaaacaaattttgtttgaattagttaaaaagaaagaatacaATTTACTGATACTTCATATTAGCTCAAAATATAGTTGATTTTGTTTGATGATGGAACAATTCacagaaatgttattttagactGGACTCAACATTTCGTCAAAGGTGTCAAAAACTACGATTAATGTTcgtaatacatacatgtaaaacaaCCTCTGCAAATATCCACGGTAGTCGACAATGCAATGCAGTTGAGGGGTTTTTCTGTGGACTATAttcgatcccccccccccccccccacgtcaatttgtgtgtttttttcgtttttcttttattGCCGTATACATTTTCTAAACTGCAGGGGTTGTTAAATGCAATATTATGACATCATATCAGGAGGgagggatttagttcagttgattgagtgctcgcttgagataattacgtcgcaggatcgaaccaccttggtggatccattcagccgATTGGGTTTTCctcgttgcaaccagtgcaccacaactggacaaaggccgttgtatgtgtttttctgtctgtggaaaagtgcatacaaaagatcccttgctgcattaggaaaaatgtagcgggttttcctctgatacctacgagtcggaattatcaagtatttgacatccaatagccgataattaattaatcaatgtgctccagtggtgtctttaaacaagacaaacttcatATCTGGGATTCATAGCTCGGAGCAGCAAGCAACACAAATCttctctttcttttgttttagcGATCAGGAAAACAATGACCCTGACGTACTATTGACGTACCCGTAGATGTGCCGTCGACGCACTGCGctagtgtgtgtgggtgggacAGTATGTCATGGGCCGATAGATAGCATATGTCTTGCAACGAATTGCTTCACTTaacttagtttgttttgtttaacgacaccactaaagcacattgatttatttctgatcggctgttggatgtcaaacatttcgtcattgtgacatatagtcttagagaagaaaccgccatagtttttccattagtagcgagggatcttttatatgcaccatcccacagacaggatagcacataccacggtctttgatataccagtcgtggtgcactggctggaacgagaaatagccaaatgggcccaccgacgagggatcgatcccaaaccgaccgctcatcaagctaACGCTTTGccattgggctacgttccgccccagtACAGAGGAAATGAGTTGTTTAATTTCTGTAAATAAATTGCTGTAAGATACATATTATcaaatggacacgaatgtaatattcaAATTCTCAAaattcagttttaaattaaattaaaatataaactgtatgttcatttattcatatcgAACAATGGAACGAACGCAGTTTTCTATAGCACGCACGGTAATACACAGTGTATGGCGATGCGGCCTTTACTGCGGCCTTTACTTCGTGCACGGAGATGTCGAATACAGCGACTACAAGATAACAAATGATGTAAATATGCTAAACTGATTAAGGATAATGTGCGCGGAAACACAAGCAGAGATTGATATGAAAACTGCGAGTGAAATGTGAACTAATGTTAGTTGAAATCTGGCCCAGTGGGTCGGGCACTCGCCTGGGGTGCTTGGGCCAAATGATGGAATcccctcggtggatccattctgtAATTAGAGCTTTCCACGCCCCatccagtgtcccacgactggcatatcaaagaccgtgatgtGACGTCATGTATGTTGAAACGTGCATACAAAACATCCTTTGCTACTactggaacaatgtagcgggtttccgctctaagactaCAACTGAcacaaatggttgacatccaatagtgaataattaataaattaaagtgctctagtggtgtcgttaaacaagacaacgTTTATATTGGAAGCAATTTTTAGcttgataataaaatattactattttttagaTTTTAAATTAGAtggtatattaaaacaaaatctgtaCAAATACAAAGCGATTTGCATTCcataatgtgttttgtttgtttaactgtAAAGGATTCGCTCACCCCATTATCTcctttttatttgttgtaaagttaaagttagttttgtttaacgacatcactagaacacattgatttattaatcatcggctgttagatatcaaacatatggtaattccgacacgtagtcatcagaggaatcaCGCTACATTATGCAACACGGGATCTCTTATATTCACtctcccatagacaggacagcacataccgcggcctttgatcagctgtgctgcactggttggaacgagaagacCCCCAATGATTTGaattgatccaccgaggtggttagatcctgcgacacaagtaCCTCAAGCACtaaactgactgagctaaacaCAAACCTCGTGTTGTAAGGAGGAAAATttgattactactactaccactaccactaccgctactgctactactgctactgctactactactgctactgccactgctattgctactgctgctgctgccgctgccgctactactactactactgctaccgctaccgctactactactactactgttactgctactattattactactactactactactgttactgctactactattactactactactactattactactactaccactatcactaccactaccactaccactactactactgctactgctaccactaccactgctactgctactactactactactactactaccactaccactaccactacttctactgctactgctactactactactactactgctgctaatactactactactactactactactactactactactactattactactactactactaccactactaccactactactactactactgctactactaccactactattactactactactactgctactgctactgctactgctactgctactactactactactaccactactactactactactactactactgatactactactactactactgctactactaccactactactactattactactactactactactactactactactactaccactactactactactactactattactactgctactactattactactattactactactactactactaccactactactactactactactactactactgctactactgctactgctactactactactactactactactactgctactattactgctactgctactactactactactgctactactactactactactactactactactactactactgctgctgctactaatactactaccaatactactactactaataacattttatttattattattattattattattattattattaataaaactgtgTGGTAAAACCTTGCACTCGTCATTCTCTGAGAGATCTACAAGATACTGTTCactaaacaaaagttaaaagtcaaagtttgttttgtttaacgacaccacaagagcatgTTGATgtatcggctatttgatgtaaaacatttgataacattTGACGTGAAGTCTttgacagcacatactacggcctttgatatagcagtcgtggcgCACCGATTAGACACCCAcccccatacacacatacacccccctcccctacacacacacacacacacacacacacacacacataatgagagaatgggtccactaaggtgGATCCTCACCCAGGCGAACGCTGTATCGACTGAGGTAAAACTACTATACAGAATCTCACTTCCTAGTGTATCCGTCATCTCATCCtgcatcgacccccccccccccatcatgtCGCTTAGCACTTCAACGTATACACTGCACGGGTgttatgacccccccccccccatcatgtCGCTTAGCACTTCAACGTATACACTCTGCACGGGTGTaatgacccccctccccccatcatGTCGCTTAGCACTTCAACGTATACACTCTGCACGGGTGttatgaccccccccccatcatGTCGCTTAGCACTTCAACGTATACACTCTGCACGGGTgttatgaccccccccccccaatcatgTCGCTTAGCACTTCAACGTATACACTCTGCACGGGTgttatgaccccccccccccatcatgtCGCTTAGCACTTCAACGTATACACTCTGCACGGGTgttatgacccccccccccccatcatgtCGCTTAGCACTTCAACGTATACACTCTGCACGGGTGTTATGacccccccatcccaccccaaccagtcaacctttttttaaatttattaaattttaaaacatcatacatacagacatacatggTGTGGgttaatgccccccccccctccccgccccATTATGGGCTGCCCCAGTGGGTGCGACGGGTCACAAGATTAATCGCCTTCTGTAGATACTTTCCCCCGTTCCAAATCAGTGCTcactgactggtatatataagaccatggtatgtactctccGTCTAAGGGGAAATATATACGTGCATTTTAAAACGATTCCTATCTGCCTTATCATCATCTTTTACTCCCGACCAAATATCGATAtagccatgttagacaccaaatatcgATAtagccatgttagacaccaaatatcgATAtagccatgttagacaccaaatatcgATAtagccatgttagacaccaaatggatGTGGTTTAgtcatgttagacaccaaatagatGTGATAtagccatgttagacaccaaatagatGTGGTTtagccatgttagacaccaaatggatGTGATAtagccatgttagacaccaaatggatGTGGTTtagccatgttagacaccaaatagatGTGGTTTAgtcatgttagacaccaaatggatGTGATAtagccatgttagacaccaactGGATGTGATAtagccatgttagacaccaatggATGTGATAtagccatgttagacaccaaatggatGTGATATAGccatgttacacaccaaatGGATGTGATATAGccatgttaaacaccaaatggATGTGATAtagccatgttagacaccaaatggatGTGGTTTAGtcatgttaaacaccaaatggATGTGATAtagccatgttagacaccaaatagatGTGGTTTAgtcatgttagacaccaaatggatGTGGTTTAgtcatgttagacaccaaatggatGTGATAtagccatgttagacaccaaatggatGTGGTTTAgtcatgttagacaccaaatggatGTGATAtagccatgttagacaccaaatggatGTGATAtagccatgttagacaccaaatggatGTGGTTTAgtcatgttagacaccaaatggatGTGGTTTAgtcatgttagacaccaaatggatGTGGCTTAgtcatgttagacaccaaatggatGTGATAtagccatgttagacaccaaatggatGTGGTTTAgtcatgttagacaccaaatggatGTGGCTTAgtcatgttagacaccaaatggatGTGGTTTAgtcatgttagacaccaaatggatGTGGCTTAgtcatgttagacaccaaatggatGTGATAtagccatgttagacaccaaatggatGTGGTTTAgtcatgttagacaccaaatggatGTGGTTtagccatgttagacaccaaatggatGTGGTTtagccatgttagacaccaaatggatGTGGTTtagccatgttagacaccaaatggatGTGGTTTAGTCATGTTAGACACCACACCAAATGGATGTGGTTTAgtcatgttagacaccaaatggatGTGGTTTAGCcgtgttagacaccaaatggatGTGGTTTAgtcatgttagacaccaaatggatGTGGTTTAgtcatgttagacaccaaatggatGTGGTTtagccatgttagacaccaaatggatGTGGTTTAgtcatgttagacaccaaatggatGTGGCTTAGTCATGTTAGACCAAATGTGATAtagccatgttagacaccaaatagatGTGGTTTAgtcatgttagacaccaaatggatGTGGTTTAgtcatgttagacaccaaatggatGTGTTTTAgtcatgttagacaccaaatggatGTGGGTtagccatgttagacaccaaatggatGTGGTTTAgtcatgttagacaccaaatggatGTGGTTTAgtcatgttagacaccaaatggatGTGGTTtagccatgttagacaccaaatggatGTGGTTTAgtcatgttagacaccaaatggatGTGATAtagccatgttagacaccaaatggatGTGATAtagccatgttagacaccaaatggatGTGATAtagccatgttagacaccaaatggatGTGGTTtagccatgttagacaccaaatagatGTGGTTTAttcatgttagacaccaaatggatGTGGTTTAGCCATGTTCGACACCAAATGGATGTGATAtagccatgttagacaccaaatggatGTGGTTTAgtcatgttagacaccaaatggatGTGATTtagccatgttagacaccaaatggatGTGATAtagccatgttagacaccaaatggatGTGGTTtagccatgttagacaccaaatggatGTGGTTTAgtcatgttagacaccaaatggatGTGGTTTAGCCATGTTCGACACCAAATGGATGTGATAtagccatgttagacaccaaatggatGTGGTTTAgtcatgttagacaccaaatggatGTGATTtagccatgttagacaccaactGGATGTGATAtagccatgttagacaccaaatggatGTGATAtagccatgttagacaccaaatggatGTGGTTTAgtcatgttagacaccaaatggatGTGATTtagccatgttagacaccaaatggatGTGATAtagccatgttagacaccaaatggatGTGATATAgccatgttagacatcaaatggATGTGATTTAgtcatgttagacaccaaatggatGTGGTTTTAAATGagttgaggtgtcgttaaagaaatatttagggGTGTTTTTTCATCtacaaattatataacattctttttatgaaagtttgttttgtttaacgacaccactagagcacattgatcggctattggatgtcaaacatttggtaattttggcatatagtcttgcAGAGGAAACCCatatacatttttctattagtaacaagagatcttttatatgcatcatcccacagacaggattgtacatactacgacatttgatatataagtcgtggtacactggctgaaataagatgcagcccagtggccccaccgacggggattgatcccaaaccgaccgcgcatcaagcgagcgctttatcactgggttacgtcccgcccttgtattggaagaaggaatgaaatgttttatttaacaacgcactcaacacattttatttacggttatattgcgtcggacatatggttaaggaccacagatattgagggaggaaactcactatcgccacttcatgggctacctttttcgattagcagcaagggatcttttatatgcaccatcccatagacaggatagcacataccacggcctttgatgtaccagtcgtggtgcactggctggaacgagaaatagcctaatgggcccaccgatggggatcgatcccaaaccgaccgcgttgTATTATGAagtaaacaaacataataagTTGATGCGAACGACGACAGCGTCACGTCATGGAGGTCTCCCACGATCTGCACGTCATGTGTGATGATCACCACATCCTACAATCTTATCGGTGATTGTTAGACAGcgagtcatcatcatcatcgttgtcgtcatcatcatcatctctcaCTTACAGTGTGACGACTTGATTACCTTATTACCTCTATAGGTCACACGAGACCAGTTAGTGACAAATGACAGACAATTGTCTACATCCGTTCTTCCAGCCTTCAAGCCGTGCGTGCATTTATTCATGCAACCAGGGcgcttagcccagtggtacagcgctcgcttgatgcgcggtcgttttgggatcgatccccgtcagtgggcccattgcgctatttctcgctccagccagtgcaccacgactggtacatcaaaggccgtggtatgtgctatcctgtctgtgggatggtgcatgtaaaagatccctcaatatctgtgaggtgtttaaccatatgtctgacgccatataaccgtaaataaaatgtgttgagtgcgtcgttgaataaaacatttccttcttattCATGCAACCAGGGCAGGGCGTAGCTCGGATGTAAAATGCttgcctggtgcgcggtcggtcaaggatcgattTTCGTcgatggcccattgggctatttctcgctctagccagtacaccacgattggtataaaAAAGACCTGATGCGAGTtaagtctaggatcgatccccatcggtgagcccattgggccatccccccccccccccag includes the following:
- the LOC121366952 gene encoding uncharacterized protein LOC121366952 — its product is MKHKYSKEIGKITKKLLKEVAGNEEDVKKMSRKLFRPYFGKVIEEMKKYKEELQTREKNTGGNPKRKQRKQTSEEHGGRKGGQRRKQKPKGHGGWKGGQRRKQKSRKGGNPNTNIGKN